In the Leptospira limi genome, one interval contains:
- a CDS encoding tetratricopeptide repeat protein: protein MSIWFLFFILQFSIWAGEEDRRNPLSGLYLSPLQVISLEEVKSLDTEKRINIDEDSGIALRDEPKPVDPNAPDVPVIPGADLPVDPGQETGPKNLETKIREAEGLLKRYYSQFIEEKRIWEDREKGNVYNSRTEMNDIRLLLWQSTHKHSETFIVRDSPLLYYLHTKLAKLYVESEKFAPALRHYIAAFRYHPLEMTEEGFRIGEWQKEDVLGYDESSAKEHERLYNEWIQAEQKLKKAKDDIHLKESNWIREGKQLSDLVPQRKLWNDEVRLIEETRKRAKSNYDDSYNKRYLVYLNKRKQIESNDLYAFANVVKKLEDDNKERLKIVNKLGTAGKGIYVLFDYKRNTDFFAYELILERAYRIWNENPNVLNDIAEQFRQDGKKERAADFYEKALNEYLKNPNPTDEEKEKIIKANLRLATINADLKRNILAGNYYESFFKLSPDTPEKTRVSYEIGVFFNQKIGDPERGASFLTYWLEKNSKDWNPSLTEDTGLPEMESIAYFHLSKKDKKLKQFELEQNKLNIALMQWKKIDEKLISAEKERLELIEKKQTLKKDLMVTTLDDALSQYRLMDLKIEDQDAVIRVLETKRNKIPLIKILFRLGVLAEENRDYKKAKEYYEFVIKEGGETDIRVALKELERIKKILETGNIEPPINESI from the coding sequence TTGTCCATTTGGTTCCTTTTTTTCATTTTACAATTTTCAATTTGGGCAGGGGAGGAAGACCGCAGGAATCCACTCTCAGGTTTGTATCTCTCTCCCCTCCAGGTGATTTCCTTGGAGGAAGTCAAATCTCTCGACACTGAAAAAAGAATCAACATCGATGAAGATTCTGGGATTGCCCTTCGAGATGAACCAAAACCAGTGGATCCGAATGCACCTGATGTACCTGTCATCCCTGGTGCAGATTTACCTGTGGATCCAGGACAGGAGACGGGTCCAAAAAATTTGGAAACTAAGATCCGTGAGGCGGAAGGTCTTCTCAAACGATATTATAGCCAATTCATCGAAGAAAAACGAATCTGGGAAGATCGTGAAAAAGGAAATGTTTATAATTCTCGCACGGAGATGAATGACATTCGATTATTACTTTGGCAAAGTACTCACAAACATTCTGAAACCTTTATTGTTCGTGACTCACCACTTTTGTATTATTTACATACCAAACTCGCAAAACTATATGTAGAATCTGAAAAGTTTGCGCCTGCACTTAGGCATTATATCGCTGCCTTTCGATACCATCCATTAGAGATGACGGAAGAAGGGTTCCGTATAGGAGAATGGCAAAAAGAAGACGTACTTGGATATGATGAAAGTTCTGCCAAAGAACATGAACGATTGTACAATGAGTGGATCCAAGCAGAACAAAAATTAAAAAAAGCAAAGGATGACATTCATCTTAAGGAAAGTAATTGGATTCGAGAAGGAAAACAGTTATCAGATTTAGTACCTCAAAGAAAACTTTGGAATGATGAAGTTCGTTTGATAGAAGAAACTAGAAAAAGAGCAAAATCAAATTATGATGATTCCTATAATAAAAGGTATTTGGTTTACCTTAACAAACGAAAACAAATTGAATCAAATGATCTTTATGCTTTCGCCAATGTTGTTAAAAAACTAGAAGATGATAACAAAGAAAGACTCAAGATTGTAAATAAATTAGGAACCGCAGGTAAAGGGATTTACGTTCTTTTTGATTATAAAAGAAATACTGATTTTTTTGCTTATGAACTGATTTTAGAAAGAGCTTATCGTATTTGGAATGAAAACCCCAATGTATTAAATGACATCGCTGAACAATTTAGGCAAGATGGGAAAAAAGAAAGAGCTGCTGACTTTTATGAAAAAGCATTAAACGAGTATTTAAAAAATCCAAATCCAACTGACGAAGAGAAAGAAAAAATAATAAAAGCCAATTTGCGTTTAGCAACGATTAATGCAGATTTAAAAAGAAATATTTTAGCTGGAAATTATTATGAATCATTTTTTAAATTAAGTCCAGATACACCTGAAAAAACAAGGGTTTCTTATGAAATCGGTGTGTTTTTTAATCAAAAGATTGGAGATCCTGAAAGAGGTGCCAGTTTTTTAACCTATTGGTTAGAGAAAAACAGTAAAGATTGGAATCCATCCCTCACGGAGGATACAGGGCTTCCAGAAATGGAATCGATTGCTTATTTTCATCTTAGTAAAAAAGATAAAAAACTCAAACAATTCGAATTAGAACAAAACAAACTAAACATTGCTCTCATGCAGTGGAAAAAAATAGATGAGAAACTCATCTCAGCAGAAAAAGAACGTTTGGAATTAATTGAGAAAAAACAAACTTTGAAAAAAGATTTAATGGTCACAACTCTTGATGATGCATTATCACAATATAGATTAATGGATTTAAAAATTGAAGACCAAGATGCTGTGATTCGAGTTTTAGAAACGAAACGGAATAAAATTCCTCTCATTAAAATCTTATTTCGATTAGGGGTTCTCGCAGAGGAAAACCGTGATTATAAAAAAGCCAAAGAGTATTACGAATTTGTAATCAAAGAAGGTGGAGAAACAGACATCCGTGTTGCATTAAAAGAATTGGAACGAATCAAAAAAATATTAGAAACGGGAAATATAGAGCCGCCGATTAACGAGAGTATTTAA
- a CDS encoding LIC_12238 family plasminogen-binding lipoprotein: protein MRQNSSAKFAHCFHANHLKNITRFLITLSLLVFVQCGVPKGEFGWTTTKMEEMDILEQHIQTITDYKMMRDDLIFSPTDTIHYVYQFSRNPGLETDFHISLNRYELDFVEIDIKKKRVEPDSLAIRDEFSLLRTGEYLIKIVHEGDTVDEVKFRVLPDEGYTQENLEQELAGDQTDEIIKYSR, encoded by the coding sequence ATGAGACAGAATTCGTCGGCCAAATTTGCCCATTGTTTCCACGCGAATCACCTAAAAAACATAACTCGTTTCCTAATCACATTATCTTTGTTAGTATTTGTTCAATGTGGTGTTCCCAAAGGTGAATTTGGTTGGACAACTACCAAAATGGAAGAAATGGACATTCTGGAACAACACATCCAAACCATCACCGATTATAAAATGATGAGGGATGATCTTATTTTTTCACCAACTGATACCATCCATTATGTTTACCAATTTTCAAGGAATCCTGGACTTGAAACAGATTTTCATATTTCACTCAACCGATATGAATTGGATTTTGTGGAAATTGATATTAAAAAGAAACGAGTAGAACCAGATAGTCTGGCAATACGAGATGAATTTTCTTTACTAAGAACAGGTGAATATTTAATTAAAATCGTACATGAAGGTGATACGGTTGATGAAGTAAAATTTAGAGTTTTGCCTGATGAAGGATATACACAGGAAAATCTAGAACAAGAATTAGCTGGTGATCAAACCGACGAAATCATTAAATACTCTCGTTAA
- the pgsW gene encoding poly-gamma-glutamate system protein, which yields MTKVYWSPWQHSRVALFLLAVLGVMGLLLIETCKVKKEQPYFKKKLHAAKLAERGFQILKPELLKHKKPDYREFDPTNSGLIGEFLTPVTSNSGSLQAKQTSVNPNFAAVMVQFLKKAKVEEGDTVAVAISGSFPALNICLFAALDTLKLKPIIVSSASASQFGANHPQMLWLDMENELESSGIFSYRSSYASLGGIQDKAAGTSKEGKEMLLRALKRNKVKLLDPIHFEDSIEKRMKYYDELSQGKPIKLFINVGGGTTILGTSLGKQVFKNGLITDLPEEVHIPNSVIKSFLEREIPVINFIQIESLARKFGLPLTPKKVPKPGEGKVFYSEEYNPFLYVSVFLFLLIGLYGVTRLGWGENEEDRYLPITLRSR from the coding sequence ATTACAAAAGTTTATTGGTCACCTTGGCAACATTCACGTGTAGCATTATTTTTACTGGCCGTCCTTGGTGTTATGGGATTACTATTAATCGAAACTTGTAAGGTAAAAAAAGAACAACCATACTTCAAAAAAAAATTACATGCAGCTAAATTAGCTGAACGTGGGTTCCAAATCTTAAAACCTGAACTTCTAAAACATAAAAAACCTGATTATAGAGAATTTGATCCAACCAACTCAGGTTTAATTGGAGAATTTTTAACTCCAGTGACGAGTAACAGTGGTTCATTGCAGGCAAAACAAACTTCCGTAAACCCAAATTTTGCTGCTGTAATGGTTCAATTCCTGAAAAAAGCAAAAGTAGAGGAAGGAGACACGGTAGCTGTTGCCATCTCAGGTTCATTTCCTGCATTAAACATTTGTTTGTTTGCTGCATTAGATACATTAAAACTAAAACCTATCATTGTATCGAGTGCTTCCGCATCCCAATTTGGAGCGAATCATCCTCAGATGTTATGGCTTGATATGGAAAATGAATTAGAATCTTCTGGTATATTTTCGTATCGATCCAGTTATGCATCATTAGGTGGTATCCAAGACAAGGCAGCAGGAACTTCAAAAGAAGGGAAAGAAATGCTTTTACGTGCACTAAAACGTAACAAAGTCAAATTATTAGATCCAATCCACTTTGAAGACTCCATTGAAAAAAGAATGAAATACTATGATGAGTTATCGCAAGGGAAACCCATCAAACTTTTTATCAATGTAGGTGGGGGTACAACGATTTTAGGAACAAGTTTGGGCAAACAAGTTTTTAAAAATGGATTGATCACTGATTTACCAGAAGAGGTTCATATTCCCAATTCCGTGATTAAGTCGTTTTTAGAACGGGAAATCCCTGTTATCAATTTCATTCAGATTGAATCATTAGCGAGAAAATTCGGGCTTCCTTTAACTCCTAAAAAAGTTCCAAAACCAGGTGAAGGAAAAGTATTTTATTCAGAAGAATACAATCCGTTTTTGTATGTTTCTGTTTTCCTTTTTTTGCTCATTGGATTGTATGGAGTAACGAGACTCGGTTGGGGTGAAAATGAAGAAGATCGTTACCTTCCGATCACACTCCGTTCCAGGTGA
- the pgsC gene encoding poly-gamma-glutamate biosynthesis protein PgsC produces MNEILPLSIGLSLVISLVFSELFGILGTGLVVPGYLALSLTHPKNIALTFLIAFLSFICVELLSKFLMIFGKRKIVFILLFGYFFGYLLNYQILPDIDLSYLSEVRGIGFIIPGLIAVWYERQGVLETTSVLILAAIFVKILLIFLLGNELENL; encoded by the coding sequence ATGAATGAAATTCTTCCTTTGTCGATTGGACTTAGTTTGGTGATCAGTTTAGTTTTCTCAGAATTATTTGGTATTTTAGGTACAGGACTCGTTGTACCTGGATACCTTGCCTTATCCCTCACACATCCCAAAAATATCGCTCTCACATTTCTCATCGCATTTTTATCATTTATCTGTGTTGAGCTTCTCTCAAAATTTTTAATGATCTTTGGCAAAAGAAAGATAGTCTTCATCTTATTATTTGGATACTTCTTTGGTTATCTATTAAATTATCAAATTTTACCAGACATAGATTTATCGTATTTATCAGAAGTAAGAGGAATCGGATTTATCATACCTGGACTCATCGCTGTATGGTACGAAAGACAAGGAGTATTGGAAACAACTTCCGTATTAATCTTAGCTGCCATATTCGTAAAAATTCTTTTAATTTTTCTTTTAGGAAATGAATTAGAAAACTTATGA
- the pgsB gene encoding poly-gamma-glutamate synthase PgsB encodes MKPNATLFFLIILVLVIYYTIEVILHNLTLKKFKHRIHVNGTRGKSSVTRLIRAGLSVSGHSVFAKTTGTLARMIFPDGSEKSISRFGKPSILEQIKILKKAKASGADIVVLECMALEPRYQWASEGQILHSDIGVITNIREDHLEIMGPKLIDVAKTLLSASPINGTLVVGPNDFEKEVLDVCLDRNTKAIILSKEEIESVTDQEILKFPYWEHKENVFLALKVCELLGVERNDALNAMWKVNPDPGALSVLPIHFFGKEFIYVNAMAANDPSSTKLIWNSILQRYPDIKKRFILFHTREDRPERTIQLTKEFANWEGYDAIILIGSSTTFAFQCLKSYSNTDVPIYVWEHLSLDGIFESLLSILPKQSLVFGMGNIVGLGMDLSLYFKNRSEQTYE; translated from the coding sequence ATGAAACCAAATGCCACCTTATTTTTTCTCATTATTTTGGTTTTAGTAATTTATTATACAATTGAGGTGATTTTACATAATCTAACTTTAAAAAAATTCAAACATAGAATCCACGTCAACGGTACTAGGGGAAAGTCAAGCGTAACAAGACTTATACGGGCTGGTCTCTCCGTATCTGGACATTCAGTATTTGCAAAAACAACAGGAACACTTGCTCGTATGATATTCCCAGATGGTTCCGAAAAATCCATTTCAAGATTTGGAAAACCATCAATATTGGAACAAATTAAAATTCTCAAAAAAGCAAAAGCATCTGGAGCAGACATTGTTGTATTAGAATGTATGGCTTTGGAACCACGATACCAGTGGGCAAGCGAAGGTCAAATTTTGCACTCTGACATTGGAGTGATCACAAACATTCGAGAAGATCACTTGGAAATTATGGGACCAAAATTAATTGATGTCGCAAAAACATTGTTATCAGCAAGCCCAATCAATGGAACACTTGTTGTGGGTCCAAACGATTTTGAAAAAGAAGTTCTAGATGTTTGTTTGGACCGAAATACGAAAGCAATCATTCTATCGAAAGAAGAGATTGAATCTGTTACTGATCAAGAAATACTAAAGTTCCCATATTGGGAACACAAAGAGAACGTATTTCTCGCACTTAAAGTTTGCGAATTATTGGGTGTGGAACGTAATGATGCCTTAAATGCAATGTGGAAAGTAAATCCAGATCCAGGAGCACTTTCCGTATTACCAATTCACTTTTTCGGGAAAGAGTTTATCTACGTAAATGCAATGGCGGCCAATGATCCGAGTAGCACAAAACTCATCTGGAATTCTATTTTACAGAGATATCCTGATATTAAAAAACGATTCATTTTATTCCATACAAGAGAAGATCGCCCAGAACGAACCATACAACTAACAAAAGAGTTTGCTAATTGGGAAGGTTATGATGCCATTATTTTAATTGGTTCATCTACTACATTTGCGTTTCAATGTTTAAAATCATATTCGAATACGGATGTTCCTATTTATGTATGGGAACACTTAAGTTTAGATGGAATATTTGAATCATTACTATCGATACTTCCAAAACAATCATTAGTATTTGGAATGGGGAATATAGTGGGACTTGGTATGGATTTGTCTTTATACTTTAAGAATAGGTCAGAACAAACATATGAATGA
- a CDS encoding SpoIIE family protein phosphatase: protein MSIRYKFLLILSVSQILLVIALTTSFAYLLQSVKNIPQTQRAEDLSRNFQRELEFKEEKLRLLLEEITFNARTREILERGLSDRQVLQRELPYLQQILKRYGLSIFELGDNQGKVVFRVHRPKDFGDDKKNQPIIQNALNGQATAALEDGHSGLGFRLAAPLFGRGTILIGQVVDDNFTKTISKDNRIHLAIFQEGKVKTVGSDMIRMVMNEYPDLLLEEQRFHFQNKPYYLVKIPYVGSSQTIKQLVFHVMIDENEVESKTWKIWSFFVVASLVLCGVIFLISFLFSRDMVEAIKLLTSAMVDLDQWKPETLPTHRSDEIGQMGRVFVEMKEELAEHQNHLEEMVNQRTRELNDTLSEMQKMQEKQDGDYFLTSLLIKPLKGSFAKSETVSIQIFERQMKQFQFRNKQSEIGGDLSVSDSIYLMGKKYTVFLNADAMGKSIQGAGGALVMGTVFKSIITRTQKLRYMQDRHPERWLKECFQEVHNVFISFDGHMLLSAILGLVDEETGTLYYINAEHPWIVLYRDGVASFLENEHSLRKIGFTEMSGDEVVIQIYPLRPGDVLILGSDGRDDLFVGHSGGNRMINDDETVFLRHVTEGAGDLTEICRVMMLFGELTDDLSLMRISFLEEVAYAAKESTKNNTYYKMLGEGIQSYRDGEWNNAIFALELALESEPDDLYCLRELSKLYMKSKDYEKAIVLANRYLQLNPGDTDFLFYIAYAHKQKRDFVLATDYAERLRYRDPKNFNNLLLLAEILMHRRDIERSKEVLLALQEMAPENPKVQKLKNFWKKMVTTSVT, encoded by the coding sequence ATGAGCATACGTTACAAATTCTTATTAATATTGAGTGTGAGTCAAATTCTTCTTGTAATTGCTCTCACAACTAGTTTTGCCTACCTTTTACAATCTGTCAAAAATATCCCGCAAACACAAAGAGCAGAAGACTTATCACGGAACTTTCAGCGAGAGTTAGAGTTTAAAGAAGAAAAACTCAGGTTACTATTGGAAGAAATTACCTTTAATGCAAGAACAAGGGAGATTTTGGAAAGAGGACTTAGTGATCGTCAAGTTTTACAAAGAGAACTTCCTTATTTGCAACAAATCTTAAAACGGTATGGCCTTTCCATTTTTGAACTCGGTGATAACCAAGGAAAAGTGGTCTTTCGTGTCCATAGACCCAAAGATTTTGGGGATGATAAAAAAAACCAACCCATCATTCAAAATGCTCTGAATGGCCAAGCGACTGCAGCCTTAGAAGATGGGCATAGTGGACTTGGATTTCGTTTGGCAGCACCTCTTTTTGGTCGAGGTACGATTCTCATTGGACAAGTCGTTGATGATAATTTTACAAAAACAATTTCAAAAGACAATCGGATCCATCTGGCAATTTTTCAGGAAGGAAAGGTGAAAACTGTAGGATCGGATATGATCCGAATGGTGATGAATGAATACCCAGACTTACTTTTAGAAGAACAAAGATTTCATTTCCAAAATAAACCTTATTATTTAGTAAAAATTCCATACGTTGGAAGTTCTCAAACAATCAAACAACTTGTATTTCATGTGATGATAGATGAGAACGAAGTAGAATCGAAAACGTGGAAAATTTGGTCTTTTTTTGTAGTCGCATCTTTAGTGTTATGTGGCGTTATCTTTCTGATATCATTTTTATTTTCTCGGGATATGGTCGAAGCAATCAAACTCCTTACATCAGCTATGGTAGATTTGGACCAATGGAAACCTGAAACCTTACCAACCCATAGAAGTGATGAAATAGGACAGATGGGTCGTGTATTTGTTGAAATGAAAGAAGAGTTAGCTGAACACCAAAATCATCTTGAAGAGATGGTAAACCAGCGCACTAGAGAACTGAATGATACATTATCCGAAATGCAGAAGATGCAAGAAAAACAGGATGGAGATTATTTTTTAACGTCATTACTCATCAAACCACTCAAAGGTTCTTTTGCAAAATCAGAGACTGTTTCGATTCAAATTTTTGAAAGGCAAATGAAACAGTTTCAATTTCGAAATAAACAATCTGAGATTGGTGGTGATTTATCAGTCTCTGATTCAATTTATCTCATGGGGAAAAAATACACTGTATTCTTAAATGCAGATGCAATGGGAAAATCTATACAAGGTGCAGGTGGTGCCTTGGTTATGGGAACTGTATTTAAATCCATCATCACACGTACTCAGAAACTAAGATACATGCAGGACAGGCACCCCGAACGTTGGCTAAAGGAATGTTTCCAGGAAGTACATAATGTATTTATTAGTTTTGATGGTCATATGTTACTTTCCGCTATTTTAGGTTTGGTGGATGAAGAAACAGGTACATTGTACTACATCAATGCCGAACACCCGTGGATTGTCTTATACCGAGATGGTGTGGCAAGTTTTTTGGAAAACGAACATTCGTTGCGTAAGATTGGTTTTACGGAAATGAGTGGTGATGAAGTAGTCATTCAAATTTATCCATTACGTCCTGGTGATGTATTGATTTTGGGTTCTGATGGCCGGGATGATTTGTTTGTGGGTCATTCTGGTGGAAATAGGATGATCAACGATGATGAAACTGTTTTCCTTCGCCATGTTACAGAAGGTGCTGGAGATTTAACAGAGATCTGCCGTGTGATGATGTTATTCGGTGAGTTAACTGATGATTTGAGTCTGATGAGGATTTCATTTTTAGAGGAAGTTGCCTATGCTGCAAAAGAATCTACAAAAAACAATACATACTATAAAATGTTAGGTGAAGGAATTCAGTCTTACAGAGATGGAGAATGGAATAATGCTATTTTTGCTTTGGAACTTGCTTTGGAATCTGAACCAGATGATTTGTATTGTTTGAGAGAATTGTCCAAACTGTACATGAAATCTAAAGATTATGAAAAAGCAATTGTACTTGCAAATCGATATCTACAATTAAATCCAGGTGATACAGACTTTTTATTTTACATCGCATATGCTCATAAACAAAAAAGAGATTTTGTGCTTGCGACAGACTATGCAGAGAGACTCAGGTATCGAGATCCAAAGAATTTTAACAACTTGCTTCTGTTAGCAGAGATATTGATGCATAGAAGAGACATTGAACGATCCAAAGAAGTTTTACTGGCATTACAAGAAATGGCACCAGAAAATCCAAAAGTACAAAAACTTAAAAACTTTTGGAAAAAAATGGTAACAACGTCTGTCACATAA
- a CDS encoding STAS domain-containing protein, whose translation MEYTESKSNGIVVLKLFGNLDMLNAGILKERIKESASQSEHRFIFDLEGVSFIDSSGFGLIMSLNDKLTELGGGLRIVNVSKTIRQIFRISKISSVIQIFESTEEAIESFHP comes from the coding sequence ATGGAATATACAGAATCTAAATCTAACGGAATTGTAGTCCTTAAATTGTTTGGCAACTTAGATATGTTAAATGCCGGCATTCTCAAAGAAAGGATCAAAGAATCTGCGTCCCAATCCGAACATCGATTTATCTTTGATTTGGAAGGGGTCAGTTTTATCGACTCCTCTGGATTTGGCCTCATCATGTCTCTCAATGACAAACTCACAGAATTAGGAGGAGGTTTAAGAATCGTAAATGTTTCCAAAACCATCCGTCAAATTTTTAGAATCTCAAAAATTTCATCTGTAATCCAAATCTTCGAATCCACAGAAGAAGCAATCGAGTCCTTTCACCCTTAA
- a CDS encoding serine hydrolase domain-containing protein, whose amino-acid sequence MMFRIFTYLLFSVFVLNCSEDGIGSFSEETKEKIRKKIKQEGFQGVVLISQDDTVLFRETIYSGKRRKRSQLFQKRAFPLGESSKLFTTYLIHRLADEKKISIADPIQKYLKWFPNSKITIEHLLRHTSGLPKIIEFMPNFDSERSNLKRDDIKRSFLESNFKPNFAPGEYWKYSRLDYLFLAYLIEFVTNQPYTSVVKKEIFEPLEMKHSQVDPNDLLLGNSGILSSPEDLKIFAEAIRTNKGISKEAKESLIKRTVLTDVISDDPIAFGEGVYVGDYFYWAYGKKNGVSNFIYHDLKSRIFITIVSPFGASKGDLSSIKSTLTEIIFNAKKLNLRKKTNSPNEIYIEDFMKEEKVPSLGIAVYKNYNLQWKKMYGTKTQQTVFRAGSLSKTMTATATLRLVESGQLDLYSNWINKLKQYKVSVPKGKKRSVVNLDLLLSHTSGLTEKGNWDDPINSGKKHLKDLKDTNVSKGNGLKLYYRPGTKSRYSGGGYSIVQEILTERTGEPFPTLMEEYVFNPLHMKRSTFRQNLTEKDDRCDGYDELGKILPEKKFVTPELSSGGLWTTPEDIGTVFNEVAKAKQGRSEFLSKESAEYLLSPKMNAASLTVHALVAHGFFLNRTGKTEYFFHGGHTKGHKSLAIFNAEKGYGVVIMTNSENGSKLIWRILRTISVDEKWDKFVN is encoded by the coding sequence ATGATGTTTCGAATCTTTACCTATCTTTTGTTCAGTGTATTTGTATTGAACTGTTCAGAAGATGGGATTGGATCTTTCTCAGAAGAAACCAAAGAAAAAATCCGCAAAAAAATCAAACAGGAAGGATTCCAAGGTGTTGTCCTTATCTCTCAGGATGATACAGTTTTATTCCGAGAAACTATTTATTCAGGAAAACGCAGAAAACGTTCACAACTCTTTCAAAAACGTGCTTTTCCGTTAGGTGAATCTTCCAAATTATTCACTACATATTTAATCCATCGATTGGCAGACGAAAAAAAAATATCCATTGCCGATCCCATTCAAAAATACCTTAAATGGTTTCCAAATTCGAAGATCACAATCGAACATTTGTTACGTCATACATCTGGCCTTCCAAAAATCATTGAGTTTATGCCAAATTTTGACTCGGAAAGATCAAACTTAAAACGTGATGATATCAAAAGGTCATTTTTAGAATCCAACTTTAAACCTAACTTTGCACCAGGTGAATACTGGAAATACAGTCGATTGGATTATTTATTTTTGGCTTATCTCATCGAGTTTGTAACCAATCAACCTTACACAAGTGTTGTGAAAAAAGAAATATTTGAACCTTTGGAAATGAAACATTCTCAAGTGGATCCAAACGACCTACTTCTTGGCAACAGTGGTATCTTAAGTTCACCAGAAGATTTGAAAATTTTTGCAGAAGCAATTCGGACTAATAAAGGAATTTCCAAAGAAGCAAAAGAATCTCTTATCAAAAGAACAGTTCTTACGGATGTTATATCAGACGATCCAATCGCATTCGGAGAAGGAGTGTATGTTGGAGACTATTTTTATTGGGCTTATGGAAAAAAAAATGGAGTTTCCAATTTCATTTATCATGACTTAAAAAGTAGAATTTTTATCACCATCGTAAGCCCTTTTGGAGCAAGTAAAGGTGATTTGTCTTCAATCAAATCAACTTTAACAGAAATTATATTCAATGCCAAAAAGTTAAATCTCAGAAAAAAGACAAACTCACCAAACGAAATCTATATTGAAGATTTTATGAAAGAAGAAAAAGTTCCATCTCTTGGTATTGCTGTTTATAAAAATTATAACTTACAATGGAAAAAGATGTATGGAACAAAAACCCAACAGACAGTTTTTCGAGCTGGTTCATTGTCCAAAACGATGACAGCAACTGCAACATTACGATTAGTTGAATCAGGGCAGTTAGATTTATATTCCAATTGGATTAACAAACTAAAACAGTACAAAGTGTCCGTTCCAAAGGGCAAAAAAAGAAGTGTAGTGAATTTAGATTTACTCTTATCACATACGAGTGGACTAACTGAAAAAGGGAATTGGGATGATCCAATTAACTCAGGTAAAAAACACCTGAAAGATTTAAAGGATACCAATGTTTCAAAAGGAAACGGGCTCAAACTTTATTATAGACCTGGAACAAAGTCACGTTATTCGGGTGGTGGCTATAGTATTGTCCAAGAAATATTAACAGAACGAACAGGAGAACCGTTTCCCACTTTGATGGAGGAATATGTATTTAATCCATTACATATGAAACGAAGTACGTTTCGTCAAAATCTAACAGAAAAAGATGATAGATGTGATGGTTATGATGAACTTGGAAAAATTTTACCTGAAAAAAAATTTGTAACTCCTGAACTTTCATCTGGTGGTTTATGGACAACTCCAGAAGACATTGGAACCGTTTTTAATGAAGTGGCAAAAGCCAAACAAGGTCGTTCTGAATTTTTAAGTAAAGAATCAGCAGAATACCTACTATCACCAAAAATGAATGCAGCGAGTTTAACCGTTCATGCACTTGTCGCCCATGGATTTTTTCTGAACCGGACCGGAAAAACAGAGTATTTTTTCCATGGTGGCCATACAAAGGGACATAAGTCCTTAGCCATTTTTAACGCTGAAAAGGGGTATGGAGTGGTGATTATGACCAATTCAGAGAATGGATCCAAACTGATTTGGCGGATTTTAAGGACCATTTCTGTGGATGAAAAATGGGATAAGTTTGTGAATTAA